In Helicobacter colisuis, one genomic interval encodes:
- a CDS encoding glycosyltransferase family 2 protein, with amino-acid sequence MKISILTPSFNHEKYIGFFLQSVLEQTFQNFELIIVDDCSWDRNLEEIKKFKDERIKLIRHDYNKGINATLNTAFENSSGEILVFCASDDMLERDALEKIYQAFEETHIDVVYPGVKVIDENNVILQSKKIEMRYKEPLEILNYMFFEGNCLMSVGMSIKRQAFRDIYPLPLGLCNHQDTFMHINLLLNGAKILFLRDEVILYRMASDQTSISARKDVTLTRENLEIESLMDSFLRVKDIELLKKIFKNEIQNTGIMPYEDTIKFFLGRMALDSLYRARQDWGYHKILEFYNDAINVKKLKERYNFVFKDYLGLACSVKDDKVMRKYQKYKKYFKVSMMLIMVLLIIVVLLGVKNA; translated from the coding sequence ATGAAAATTTCTATTCTAACTCCTTCTTTTAATCACGAGAAATACATTGGATTCTTCTTGCAGAGTGTTTTGGAGCAAACTTTTCAAAACTTTGAACTTATTATTGTGGATGATTGCTCTTGGGATAGGAATTTAGAAGAAATTAAAAAGTTTAAAGATGAAAGAATAAAGCTTATTAGGCATGATTATAATAAAGGAATCAATGCTACCTTAAATACTGCTTTTGAAAATTCTAGTGGCGAAATTTTAGTTTTCTGTGCTAGTGATGATATGCTAGAGAGAGATGCTTTAGAAAAGATTTATCAAGCTTTTGAAGAGACACATATTGATGTAGTTTATCCTGGCGTTAAAGTGATAGATGAAAATAATGTGATTTTACAATCAAAAAAGATAGAAATGCGATATAAAGAGCCTCTTGAAATTCTTAATTATATGTTTTTTGAGGGTAATTGCTTAATGTCTGTTGGAATGTCTATAAAAAGGCAAGCATTTAGAGATATTTATCCCTTGCCACTTGGGCTTTGTAATCATCAAGATACCTTTATGCACATTAATTTATTGCTTAATGGAGCAAAGATTTTATTTTTACGAGATGAGGTGATTTTGTATAGAATGGCAAGTGATCAAACAAGCATTAGTGCGAGAAAAGATGTTACTCTCACTAGAGAAAACCTTGAAATAGAATCTTTAATGGATAGTTTTTTGCGCGTTAAAGATATTGAACTTTTGAAAAAAATTTTTAAAAACGAGATTCAAAATACAGGGATTATGCCTTATGAAGACACGATCAAGTTCTTTTTGGGTAGGATGGCACTCGATTCTCTATACAGAGCGAGGCAAGATTGGGGTTATCATAAAATTTTAGAATTTTATAATGATGCTATTAATGTCAAAAAGCTAAAGGAGAGATATAATTTTGTATTTAAGGATTATTTAGGATTGGCTTGTAGCGTAAAAGATGATAAAGTGATGCGGAAGTATCAAAAGTATAAAAAATATTTTAAAGTAAGCATGATGCTAATTATGGTTTTATTGATTATTGTAGTGTTGTTGGGGGTAAAAAATGCGTAA
- a CDS encoding glycosyltransferase family 2 protein, producing the protein MKISFCITYYNQEQYVKDSIKSILSLEIPIDFEVLIGDDGSSDGTLKTIEAFKPFFGNRMKIYVMPRDDSIKHDPIIRSSANRLNLLKRASGDFVMFLDGDDYYCCTKFLKQAIEILMTHSHFVAIGFSYKKVFSNREQFLKNKPQQGIVQIKDYIKRFYIPSGAFVFRNIFNKEKLETIERDKIFDDNLITIYILQFGKMYFCDKVIYAYRQTEKSSWNSYDELERNIFNALDYEFISRVAPSLKKSVLVRNFGSIKFIFKNRNTTALLLKNKKYETINNILPIVKNSKIYKIIYYKNLSLFDRVCMVIWFFSMSILKRFCG; encoded by the coding sequence ATGAAAATAAGTTTTTGTATAACATATTATAATCAAGAGCAATATGTAAAAGATAGCATTAAGTCTATATTGTCATTAGAGATTCCAATAGATTTTGAAGTTTTGATTGGAGATGATGGTTCTAGTGATGGAACATTGAAGACAATTGAAGCATTCAAGCCTTTTTTTGGCAATAGGATGAAAATTTATGTAATGCCCAGAGATGATTCTATAAAACATGATCCCATAATAAGATCGTCAGCTAATCGCTTGAATTTATTAAAAAGAGCTTCTGGTGATTTTGTGATGTTTTTGGATGGGGATGATTATTATTGTTGTACCAAATTTCTCAAACAGGCTATTGAAATTTTAATGACACATAGTCATTTTGTGGCAATTGGCTTTTCGTATAAAAAAGTTTTTTCAAATAGAGAGCAATTTTTAAAAAATAAACCACAACAAGGCATAGTACAAATAAAAGATTATATAAAAAGATTCTATATTCCTTCTGGTGCTTTTGTGTTTAGAAATATTTTTAATAAAGAAAAGCTCGAAACGATTGAAAGAGATAAAATTTTTGATGATAATTTAATTACCATTTATATTTTGCAATTTGGAAAAATGTATTTTTGTGATAAAGTTATTTATGCTTATAGACAAACTGAAAAAAGTAGCTGGAATAGCTATGATGAGTTGGAAAGAAATATCTTTAATGCATTGGATTATGAATTTATATCGAGAGTAGCACCCTCTTTAAAAAAAAGTGTGTTGGTTAGAAATTTTGGATCCATTAAATTTATTTTCAAAAATCGTAATACAACTGCTTTATTATTGAAAAATAAAAAATACGAAACTATTAATAATATATTGCCAATAGTTAAGAATTCTAAAATATATAAAATAATTTATTATAAAAACTTATCGCTTTTTGATAGGGTATGTATGGTAATTTGGTTTTTTAGCATGAGTATTCTTAAGAGGTTTTGTGGATGA
- a CDS encoding polysaccharide pyruvyl transferase family protein, translating into MMKNVKVFYWLGEPNFGDLLNINICHSLFGVNPVETSPEECEAVFIGSVLDDFLYGKIFKTRDYYDLYKKQPIKIWGSGFIADKNQFIRRKFFLPEIYFRRIEVYAVRGNLSLHRLKKIANIEPNNNNILADPGLLSSLLIKENIAKKYKYGVIPHHSELDMKIWECFKNRDDTLLIRVDNTNPLETIRKIAECENIFSSALHGLIVADAFGIPNCRLIASNRLLGGNYKFLDYYSAYNINRYTCIEVSENYPMCLRELKSEYNISYEMVQQKQRELIESFPY; encoded by the coding sequence ATGATGAAAAATGTTAAAGTATTTTATTGGTTGGGAGAGCCTAATTTTGGTGATTTATTAAATATTAATATATGTCATAGTTTGTTTGGGGTAAATCCCGTGGAGACTTCTCCAGAAGAATGTGAAGCTGTTTTTATAGGTAGTGTTTTGGATGATTTTTTATATGGAAAAATATTTAAAACGCGAGATTATTATGATTTATATAAAAAGCAACCTATAAAAATTTGGGGAAGCGGTTTTATAGCTGATAAGAATCAGTTTATTCGTAGAAAATTTTTCTTGCCTGAGATTTATTTTAGGAGAATTGAGGTGTATGCTGTTAGAGGAAATTTATCCTTACATAGACTGAAAAAAATAGCAAATATTGAGCCTAATAATAATAATATACTGGCTGACCCAGGTTTGTTGTCTTCTCTGTTAATTAAAGAGAATATTGCAAAAAAATATAAATACGGGGTTATTCCCCATCATTCTGAGCTTGATATGAAAATTTGGGAATGTTTTAAAAATAGGGATGATACGCTCCTTATTAGGGTAGATAATACAAATCCTTTAGAAACTATTAGGAAAATTGCGGAGTGCGAAAACATTTTTTCATCGGCATTACATGGACTAATAGTTGCTGATGCTTTTGGGATACCTAACTGCAGATTGATAGCTTCGAATCGCTTATTGGGGGGTAATTATAAATTTTTGGATTATTATTCGGCTTATAATATAAATCGATATACTTGTATTGAAGTTTCTGAGAATTATCCAATGTGTTTGAGGGAATTAAAAAGTGAATATAATATTTCTTATGAAATGGTTCAACAAAAACAGAGAGAGCTTATCGAAAGCTTTCCTTATTAA
- a CDS encoding GNAT family N-acetyltransferase — protein sequence MFDRSYMDYHSDRFKDNSLIFYENEKPIALLPCNVSQNALYSHQGLTFGGFIVDENMKQGKMLECFEVLKEYMQENCFEKLIYKSTPYIYHKIPAQEDLYGLFRNNAELFRVDCSTTIDLQNICKMPKGRKAQISRAKREGVEIFSSEDFEAFVMLLNSVLQKQHGVNAVHSAEELKLLCSRFPQNIKLFVAKISEEIIAAALLFIYDDLVHTQYLAANEEAREIGALDLLIKTLMDEFTKSKKYFDFGISTENGGQVLNQGLISQKEGFGGRSVAHQFFALVAQKSKVAFD from the coding sequence ATGTTTGATAGAAGTTATATGGATTATCATAGTGATAGATTTAAAGATAATTCTTTGATATTCTATGAAAATGAAAAGCCCATAGCATTGCTTCCTTGCAATGTGTCGCAAAATGCTTTATACTCTCACCAAGGGCTAACTTTTGGTGGGTTTATAGTGGATGAGAATATGAAGCAAGGTAAAATGCTTGAGTGTTTTGAAGTTTTGAAAGAGTATATGCAAGAAAATTGTTTTGAAAAATTAATTTACAAAAGCACTCCTTATATTTATCATAAAATTCCAGCACAAGAAGATCTCTATGGTCTTTTTAGAAATAATGCAGAACTTTTTAGGGTTGATTGTTCTACCACGATTGATTTGCAGAATATTTGCAAAATGCCAAAGGGTAGAAAAGCGCAAATTTCAAGAGCCAAAAGAGAAGGGGTTGAGATTTTTTCAAGTGAAGATTTTGAAGCTTTTGTGATGCTTTTGAATTCTGTATTGCAAAAACAGCATGGAGTAAATGCAGTGCATAGTGCAGAAGAGTTAAAGCTTTTATGCTCACGATTTCCACAAAATATTAAACTTTTTGTTGCAAAAATTAGTGAAGAAATTATCGCAGCTGCTTTATTGTTTATCTATGATGATTTGGTGCATACCCAATATTTAGCCGCTAATGAAGAGGCTAGAGAGATAGGAGCTTTAGATTTGCTAATTAAAACTTTAATGGATGAATTTACAAAGAGTAAGAAATATTTTGATTTTGGAATTTCTACCGAAAATGGTGGTCAAGTTTTAAATCAAGGTTTGATTTCACAAAAAGAAGGATTTGGGGGCAGAAGTGTGGCGCATCAATTTTTTGCTCTAGTCGCCCAGAAGTCAAAGGTAGCATTTGATTAG
- a CDS encoding class I SAM-dependent methyltransferase, giving the protein MNTRDIEKYTKDYLSDECDFERYMVVFRRNKILEILQKYQPDNVLEIGCGMNSIFSYYNNFKKAFIVEPSATFIHKAKEELQGKNIVFLNDFMENRVEIFENNQIDFIILSSLLHEVKEPKVFLRNILNAVKQDTIIHINVPNSESFHLLWAYESGLIEKIGKLSDRAKKLQQHNTFSLRSLEELVSCLDDTLNVQLLEKGSYFVKPFNHFKMSLCLQENILNDQLLEGLEKMIKYIPEFGAEIFVNIKKC; this is encoded by the coding sequence ATGAATACTAGGGATATAGAAAAATATACTAAAGATTATTTATCTGATGAGTGTGATTTTGAAAGATATATGGTAGTTTTTAGGCGAAATAAGATATTAGAAATTTTGCAGAAATATCAACCGGATAATGTTTTGGAGATTGGTTGCGGCATGAATTCTATTTTTAGTTATTATAATAATTTTAAAAAAGCTTTTATTGTTGAACCATCTGCAACTTTTATTCATAAAGCAAAAGAGGAATTGCAAGGTAAAAATATTGTTTTTTTAAACGATTTTATGGAAAATAGGGTAGAGATTTTTGAGAACAATCAAATTGATTTTATTATATTGAGCTCTTTATTGCACGAAGTTAAAGAACCGAAAGTTTTTTTAAGAAATATTTTGAATGCAGTCAAACAAGATACTATTATTCACATTAATGTTCCAAATTCAGAATCATTTCATTTATTATGGGCATATGAAAGTGGATTGATTGAAAAGATTGGAAAGCTTAGCGATAGAGCAAAAAAGTTGCAACAACATAACACATTTTCTCTTAGAAGTTTAGAAGAATTGGTTTCGTGTTTGGATGATACTCTTAATGTACAATTGTTAGAAAAAGGTAGTTATTTTGTTAAGCCTTTTAATCATTTTAAAATGTCTCTATGTTTGCAAGAAAATATTCTCAATGACCAATTATTAGAAGGACTTGAAAAAATGATTAAATATATACCTGAGTTTGGTGCAGAAATTTTTGTAAATATAAAAAAATGTTAA
- a CDS encoding sugar 3,4-ketoisomerase yields MDYKILNFDAKNDNRGSLIALENLKEIPFEIQRIYYIYDTNPDFPRGAHAHKELEQVLIMMDGSCEIVLNDGKNNKSIILNRPDIGLFIGKNMWREMRNFSYGAKLLVLASDFYNESEYIRDYNEFLRVVNEY; encoded by the coding sequence ATGGATTATAAAATATTAAATTTTGATGCAAAAAATGATAATAGAGGAAGTTTGATAGCATTAGAAAATTTAAAAGAAATTCCCTTTGAGATACAAAGGATTTATTATATTTATGATACTAATCCTGATTTTCCAAGAGGAGCCCATGCTCATAAAGAGCTAGAACAAGTTTTAATTATGATGGATGGAAGTTGCGAGATTGTCTTAAATGATGGGAAAAATAACAAAAGCATAATTTTGAATCGCCCAGATATAGGGCTTTTTATAGGTAAGAATATGTGGCGTGAGATGAGAAATTTTTCTTATGGGGCTAAGCTTTTGGTTTTGGCAAGTGATTTTTACAATGAGAGTGAATATATTAGAGATTATAATGAATTTTTGAGGGTGGTAAATGAATACTAG
- the rfbB gene encoding dTDP-glucose 4,6-dehydratase: MRRNILITGGAGFIGSNFIIYFLGKYPYYKIINLDLLTYAGKLENLKEIGCNENYTFIQGDICDSELVARIFSEYEITDVIHFAAESHVDNSILNPQAFIQTNVNGTFNLLHHSYLNWFDSPNKPKTGKEDCVFHHISTDEVFGSLGESGYFSETTPYAPNSPYSASKASSDMLVRSYHHTYGLNTFITNCSNNYGPKQHDEKLIPTIIRNALRGSEIPIYGDGKNIRDWLYVEDHCRAIDLVFHSRFFGESFNIGGNNEKNNLEIATLICDILDKKKPQNKSYKEQIGFVQDRVGHDRRYAIDSSKICKALNWQPQESFESGILKTIDWYLREYEGLVYGL; the protein is encoded by the coding sequence TTGAGGCGAAATATTTTAATAACAGGTGGTGCTGGATTTATAGGAAGCAATTTTATTATTTATTTTCTTGGTAAATATCCTTATTATAAAATCATTAATTTAGATTTATTGACTTACGCTGGAAAACTAGAGAATCTAAAGGAAATTGGGTGTAATGAGAATTATACCTTTATCCAAGGCGATATTTGCGATAGTGAGCTTGTGGCAAGAATTTTTAGTGAATATGAAATTACAGATGTGATTCATTTTGCAGCTGAATCGCATGTGGATAATTCTATTCTTAATCCTCAAGCATTTATTCAAACAAATGTTAATGGGACTTTTAACCTTTTGCATCATTCATATTTAAATTGGTTTGATTCTCCTAATAAACCAAAAACAGGCAAAGAAGATTGCGTATTTCATCATATTAGCACCGATGAGGTTTTTGGAAGTTTGGGAGAGAGCGGATATTTTAGCGAAACCACTCCTTATGCGCCCAATTCTCCTTATAGTGCTTCTAAGGCTTCTAGTGATATGTTGGTGCGTAGCTATCATCACACTTATGGGCTTAATACTTTCATTACTAATTGTTCTAATAATTATGGTCCTAAACAACACGATGAGAAGCTTATTCCTACAATTATTAGAAATGCTTTGAGGGGGAGCGAGATTCCAATTTATGGAGATGGCAAGAATATTAGAGATTGGCTTTATGTGGAAGATCATTGTAGGGCTATTGATCTTGTTTTTCATTCTAGATTTTTTGGAGAGAGTTTTAATATAGGGGGAAATAATGAAAAGAATAATTTAGAAATTGCGACTTTGATCTGTGATATTCTCGACAAAAAGAAACCACAAAATAAGAGTTATAAAGAACAGATAGGTTTTGTGCAAGATAGAGTGGGGCATGATAGGCGATATGCTATTGATTCAAGTAAGATTTGCAAAGCGCTCAATTGGCAACCTCAAGAAAGTTTTGAAAGTGGGATTTTGAAGACTATCGATTGGTATCTTAGGGAGTATGAAGGTTTAGTTTATGGATTATAA
- the rfbA gene encoding glucose-1-phosphate thymidylyltransferase RfbA codes for MKGIVLAGGSGTRLYPATLGVSKQLLPIYDKPMIYYPLSVLMLAQIREVLIISTPKDTPRFEEIFGDGSWLGMKISYCVQKSPDGLAQGLILAEDFIQKDEIALILGDNVFYGQGFSPMLLEAKQRTKEGMATIFPYRVKNPKSFGVVEFDSKGKVLGIEEKPQNPKSNFAVTGLYFYDNEAISIAKSLKPSLRGELEITDVNNVYLKQGKLYAQSLGRGFAWLDTGTHDNLIEASSFVQTIELRQGYKVACLEEIAYHNGWIGEELLVERASLLKKSGYGDYLNKILEQDI; via the coding sequence ATGAAAGGTATTGTTTTAGCAGGAGGGAGTGGGACTAGGCTGTATCCAGCAACTTTAGGAGTTTCAAAGCAACTTCTTCCTATTTATGATAAGCCAATGATTTATTATCCGTTGTCTGTTTTGATGTTGGCACAGATTCGGGAAGTTTTGATTATTTCTACTCCCAAAGACACTCCGCGTTTTGAAGAAATATTTGGGGATGGAAGTTGGCTTGGGATGAAGATTAGCTATTGTGTGCAAAAATCCCCAGATGGTTTAGCACAAGGGTTAATTTTGGCAGAAGATTTTATTCAAAAAGATGAAATAGCTTTGATTTTGGGTGATAATGTGTTTTATGGGCAGGGGTTTTCTCCTATGCTTTTAGAAGCAAAACAAAGAACAAAGGAAGGAATGGCAACTATTTTCCCTTATCGCGTTAAAAATCCTAAGAGTTTTGGAGTTGTAGAGTTTGATTCTAAAGGCAAAGTGTTGGGTATAGAAGAAAAGCCACAGAATCCTAAAAGTAATTTTGCAGTTACAGGACTTTATTTTTATGATAATGAAGCTATTAGTATTGCAAAAAGCCTAAAGCCTTCATTGCGTGGGGAATTAGAAATTACGGATGTTAATAATGTCTATTTGAAGCAAGGTAAATTGTATGCACAAAGTTTGGGTAGAGGATTTGCTTGGCTTGATACTGGAACGCATGATAATCTTATTGAAGCTTCTAGTTTTGTGCAGACTATTGAGCTTAGGCAGGGTTATAAGGTGGCTTGTTTGGAGGAGATTGCTTATCATAATGGCTGGATTGGAGAGGAGCTACTTGTAGAGAGGGCAAGTCTTTTGAAAAAAAGTGGCTATGGGGATTATTTGAATAAGATTTTGGAGCAGGATATTTGA
- a CDS encoding glycosyltransferase family 8 protein, whose protein sequence is MFHIFFSADKNYIPYTAVLITSIIKNTNPQKSFKDFCTTPSDSLPSLDYPRLQYDNLDELDKSEGYVFHILSDSIPKDLQTKLQSFIQELSTFYPCTLQIHIINDTDFAHFPISGAAHSSYLPYYRLKWQDYIKPTPQKCLYLDSDMLVLCDLRELFALDLKDNIAGIIGDCGSKNRKIKYQENNHKKTFYFDENYFNSGFLLINSKQYIKEQIWEKCENLAPKCTYIKAADQDLLNFTIPINKRLQLPFAYNFQCITLLYVLCKDECKNRLNYTREDFNKSFKNPKILHYGEKPWRFLQSYQDYKGNNINDIWWKYAKQTPIFGENLLKQKSQINDYKLFAILGYYALLYTTNFLGYFNLSKLLKSDNDSKLLQEVSKIPDSQFGLCCVLGEVILYARKHNKNLLNIIPKIYKIKKHYKKYATHKQSIKS, encoded by the coding sequence ATGTTTCATATTTTCTTTAGTGCTGATAAAAACTACATTCCCTACACTGCTGTTTTAATTACAAGCATTATTAAAAACACCAATCCACAAAAAAGCTTCAAAGATTTTTGCACCACCCCAAGCGATTCTTTGCCAAGCTTAGATTATCCAAGATTACAATACGACAACTTAGATGAACTAGACAAAAGCGAAGGTTATGTCTTTCATATTTTAAGCGATTCAATCCCCAAAGATTTGCAAACCAAACTTCAAAGTTTCATTCAAGAGCTTAGCACCTTTTACCCCTGCACTCTTCAAATTCACATTATTAATGACACAGATTTTGCTCACTTCCCTATTTCAGGTGCTGCCCATAGTAGCTACCTACCCTATTACCGCCTAAAATGGCAAGATTATATCAAGCCCACTCCGCAAAAATGCCTTTATTTAGATTCAGATATGCTTGTTTTGTGCGATTTAAGGGAATTATTTGCCCTAGATTTGAAAGATAATATCGCTGGAATCATCGGCGATTGTGGCTCTAAGAATCGAAAAATCAAATACCAAGAAAATAACCATAAAAAAACTTTTTATTTTGATGAAAATTACTTTAATTCTGGATTTTTACTGATAAACTCCAAGCAATATATTAAAGAGCAAATTTGGGAGAAATGTGAGAATCTAGCCCCAAAATGCACCTATATTAAAGCCGCCGATCAAGATTTACTTAACTTCACAATCCCTATAAACAAACGCCTACAACTCCCTTTTGCCTATAATTTTCAATGCATTACCTTGCTTTATGTCCTTTGCAAAGATGAATGTAAGAATCGCCTAAACTACACAAGAGAAGACTTTAATAAAAGTTTTAAAAACCCAAAAATATTGCATTATGGAGAGAAGCCTTGGCGTTTTCTCCAAAGCTATCAAGATTATAAAGGAAACAATATTAATGATATTTGGTGGAAATATGCTAAACAAACCCCCATTTTTGGAGAAAATCTACTCAAACAAAAATCACAAATAAATGATTATAAACTCTTTGCTATTTTAGGCTATTATGCGCTACTATACACCACCAACTTTTTAGGCTACTTTAATCTCTCCAAACTCCTAAAAAGCGATAATGATTCTAAACTTTTACAAGAAGTCTCCAAGATACCTGATTCGCAATTTGGGCTTTGCTGTGTGCTTGGGGAAGTGATTTTATATGCTAGAAAACACAATAAAAATCTCCTAAACATTATCCCAAAAATCTACAAAATCAAAAAACACTACAAAAAATACGCCACCCACAAACAATCAATAAAATCCTAA
- a CDS encoding glycosyltransferase family 4 protein: protein MKIVLTIGDLSIRGGAERVVVNFAEALYENGHRVEILSFYRSNEVLPYAISPQIKVSFMHKKSQDSMRKKPLYKLYYKIYESYLLNKMYPDADVIIFNNSPHFPFFKNPKTCYIKFVHSAFKRFLKRFNSFDSLVVLSGRQIEIWKKYHQNVVVIPNFIKVFLDQTSDLNQKRVLCVGRITPNDEKGFLRLVDIWEIVQQNSKNKEWELCIIAGVESPKEEPFKEKLEHKIIQKNLQNSVILKPFSNEILQEYLQASFYAMTSYAEGLPMVLVEASSCGLPCIAFDINTGPSDIIENGVSGFLVQDGDLQGYAGAMQKLMENEELRRKMGAKAKEIVEEKFSKRKVLEQWEELFKALKNKK from the coding sequence ATGAAGATTGTTTTGACAATTGGGGATCTTAGTATTCGAGGTGGTGCAGAACGCGTGGTGGTGAATTTCGCTGAGGCACTTTATGAAAATGGGCATAGGGTTGAAATTTTGAGTTTTTATCGTTCTAATGAAGTATTGCCCTATGCGATTTCACCACAGATTAAAGTTAGCTTTATGCATAAAAAATCACAAGATTCTATGCGGAAAAAGCCATTATATAAGCTTTATTATAAGATTTATGAAAGCTATCTTTTAAACAAAATGTATCCTGATGCTGATGTGATTATTTTTAATAACTCTCCCCATTTTCCTTTTTTTAAAAACCCTAAAACTTGCTATATTAAATTTGTGCATTCTGCATTTAAGCGTTTTTTAAAGCGATTTAATTCTTTTGATTCTTTGGTGGTTTTGAGTGGCAGACAAATTGAGATTTGGAAAAAATACCACCAAAATGTCGTGGTGATTCCAAATTTTATTAAAGTCTTTTTAGACCAAACTTCAGATTTAAATCAAAAAAGAGTGTTGTGTGTTGGTAGGATTACCCCAAATGATGAAAAAGGATTTTTGCGACTTGTAGATATTTGGGAGATTGTGCAACAAAACTCTAAAAACAAAGAATGGGAGTTGTGTATCATAGCAGGAGTTGAATCGCCAAAAGAAGAGCCTTTTAAAGAAAAGCTAGAGCATAAAATTATTCAAAAAAACTTGCAAAATTCTGTGATTCTTAAGCCCTTTAGCAATGAGATTTTACAAGAATATTTACAAGCAAGTTTTTATGCTATGACAAGCTATGCAGAAGGTCTCCCTATGGTGCTTGTGGAGGCAAGTAGTTGTGGGCTGCCTTGCATTGCTTTTGATATTAATACAGGACCAAGTGATATTATTGAAAATGGGGTGAGTGGATTTTTGGTGCAAGATGGAGATTTACAAGGCTATGCAGGGGCTATGCAGAAGCTTATGGAGAATGAAGAGCTAAGGCGTAAAATGGGAGCTAAGGCTAAAGAAATCGTGGAGGAAAAATTCTCTAAACGCAAAGTTTTAGAACAATGGGAAGAATTATTTAAAGCTTTAAAAAATAAAAAATAG